From Amblyraja radiata isolate CabotCenter1 unplaced genomic scaffold, sAmbRad1.1.pri scaffold_397_ctg1, whole genome shotgun sequence:
tttcACCGATGTAGATTCTGGAACTGGTACTGGTAGAACTGGTAGATTCTTTTGAGCTGGTCGATGCGTGGCAGAATTTCCATCCTGACTCCAGTgccttctcgtacaggtttgagggtggtggttcccgtGTTGGCCGCTTGTACATTTCCATGGTCTATGTCTCCTGTGTCTCGGCGGCCTCCATGCGGCCAGTGCTGTGATCGGACCACTGCCTGGTGCGAGTGGGACTTTATCCCAGTGCGCATACGGGCAGGGTCCGCGTATTGGcattttaataaccggctgctggaggattgcCGATTCCGGGATTCGTTTAGGAAGTTctgggtgaagtggagagagagtCAGGGGCGTTCCCTTTCCCTAAggcagcgtgtgtaggatagtattaatatgcggggatcgctggtcggcgcggactcggtgggctgaagggcctgattccgtactGTAGCTTTAAAACTAAAACACCAAATCTTAATTCTACAATACTGCAAAGCTTAAAGAATGTACTAACAATACAATTAGTGTCGCTGCAAAGTTTGTCCGTCAATCAAGCAGAAGGTCAGATAAAATGTCCACTGCCCTGTAAGGAACTAAGACaagggtgtagtcccgatcttccaacccacCTCATTGTAGGCCTAACACTTTTTTTAAACCTGCGTTTTCTCTGAAACTGGAACACTATAGCACTATATAGCGCaccctggtatttttctctttgcactacctgttgcactTCCCTTTATGGCAACGTTAAGActacatttttaacaactttggacTTGAATCATACAAAATGTGGGAGTTCTTcttgaggtacagaagtgtgaaaacgcgcacCTCCAAATTCctgaaaaacagtttcttcccagctgttattcggCAACTGAATCATGCcattaacaactagagagcggtcctgaggtaccatctacctcattggagaccctcggactatctttaatcaggcttcaccttgcactaaacattcctacataccagggacaatttacagaagccaattaatctgcaaacccctacttctttgagatgtgggaggaagccggagcacccggagaaaactcacacggttatAGGGAGAAACTATGCacgccttacagacagcacctgtggtcaggattgaagccggttctctgttgctgtgaggatgcagctctatcaaatagaaacatagacaataggtgcaggagtagaggcccttcggcccatcgagcctgcaccgccattcaatatgatcatggctgatcatccaactcagtatcctgtacctgccttctctccataccccctgatccctttagatacaagggccacatctaactccctcttaaatatagccaatgaactgtggcctcaactaccttctgtggcagagaattccacagattcaccactctctgtgtgaaaaatgttttcctcatctcggtcctaaaagatttcccccttatccttaaactgtgaccccttgtcctggacttccccaacatcgggaacaatcttcctgcatctagcctgtccaaccccttaagaattttgtaagtttctataagatcccccctcaatcttctaaattctagcgagtacaaaccgagtctatccagtctttcttcatatgaaagtcctgacatcccaggaatcagtctggtgaaccttctctgtactccctctatggcaagaatgtctttcctcagattaggagaccaaaaacgtacgcaatactccaggtgtggtctcaccaagaccctgtacaactgcagtagaacctccctgctcctatactcaaatccttttgctgttatTGTGAGCTAATTTTTAAAAGTGGATTGTGaataaggggagggagggagagtctgcTCCTACCACTAACTTTCACATTATCTTTTCATAAGATCACATCTCGTTCCCCTCAGCTCTGCCCTCCGTGAGTAGGGGTGCCAGGACCTGGGAAGAGCCCACGCCCCATTCTCTGGCCAGTGAAGTCTCTTGGATGCTTCTGCTTTGTTGTCGAGGCACACTGATCCCCCCTGCCTGATTTATCTGCCTATTCATCCAGTCAGGATCGTGAGTGGTTGGCGTGTGTGTActgtatgtgtgtacgtgtgtgtgtgtgtgtgtatgtacatcaGCAGTCCCTCACAATGCCGGTGCAGGGACATACGTGTGCACACATAGAGAAACACTGACACTCATGGagacatgcagacacacacacagacataggcATGCACAGAGAtcgacacacatggacacacattcacgcacaaaGATAGGCAGACAGTCAAAgggaaatacacacacacactggtaggcagacacacacagaaaaataggcactcacccacacactgactcacactcacccacacactcacccacacacacactcacccacacacagaatcaatctgaagaagggcctcgacccgaaacgtcacccattccttctctccagagatgctgcctgtccggctgagttactccagcattttgtgtctgccttcgatttaaactggcatctgcagttccttcctacacagaattaATCACATGCACAATCACTCACACACGCTCACCAACATGTACCCATTCACACACCtgctcactcacacagactcgctcacacagactcactcacacacccactctcactcacactctctcgcACACTGTCCCCGCGGGTTGAAGAAGTTGACACCAGCCCGCCAGGGCCACGCCTGCTCCGGAAAGGTTCCACACCTCCTGCGAGGCACTTTATCAAAAGAAAACAGTGGATTGCATAGCGCATGGTCCATACAGTACTCTAGCAGGCCAGCCTCCTCCATTACGTGTCCCTGGACTGAAACGTCAGCAGCCTGCCCCGGTGTGAGAGGGTACGGTGGGTCCGCAGCtcaccaccctcctcctcctcctcctcctgcgcctcctcctcctccgagtCGCTATCTGGGATGTGGGGAGACACAGAGCAGACAGTCTGGACCAGGGTGCGAGgagcagggggggtggggggggggctgcccaGGGGACAGAGCGAGGAGGGGGCACGCACTCagcttcacccccccctcccgaTCGCCCACCATTCACACTGGCAGCAGGGACAGGGTCAGACACAGGGTGAAGCTCCCCCCTCACCGACACTTCCCGTCACACACATACTCCCAGGGACAGCTTTGGGCCCAGACTGAGAGCGATCTTGCTGGAGGACACACTCCAGAAGTCTCTTCCCCAATGGTCCCTGCGATACCAGAGGCTGCGGAGAGAGCAGGATGCTGCTTGGATTGGAGTGTGTGAGCCTATGAGGAGAGACAGCAGAAACCGGCAGACAGACGCTGCAATTTTGAGGGGGGAAAGAATCGCCCAAGATGCTGGATGGAGCGGGGCAAGAGTCGGTGAGTGATGGGAGGATGTAGAGACAAGGGACTGCAGGATGCTGGTTTATTGGGAGTTTGCAcacagtcgaggtcacgacccgtgacccgtactgttgccacgcaatgCCAActgggagtacacgcgatgaactgcaggtaagcgctGACCATGGCTTCCATTGTAATGGACCTGTTTAGAAACCGCCGCAATAgcccatttttgcgctgtaaataacgatggaaatcgggataagcgcgaGAGACAttgatcctacttcagaattccaaacgtgaggagaaatgatggtaggGAGAAGCGacggctgaagggacaacaacagctaaagcggttggcaaacattggccgtgcagatatcaagattgaaaatattgggaattatcgcatttcatcaacagtaaggcattatttgtttttgtttttttcttaattcctttggtatctaaaaagttgcagaagtgataaatctggctgtaaaatgttttaattgtgcaggtttgtaggttagttggtttggtatgaatgtaaaattgtccctaatgggtgttaatgtgttaatgtgcggggatcgctggtcggtctggactcgctgtatcgctaaagtcaaCTACACTATGAGGAGTGTCTTACCTTGGCTGACGTTTTTCTCTTACCTAAACAAAACATCTACCAATCACCCTCCCTCACATCactcagacagacacaaagtgccggagtaactcagagggtcgggcagcatctctggaggaacaaggatgggtgacggtttggggcgggatccttcttcagactgaaagtaaggggtgggggaggaggagggggggtgaacaGATGGAGGCAAGAAGAGATCAGGTCTGATCAAGGCTGGCGACAAATGACCTCGGGCAGGGCCGTGCCTGGCAAGTCCAATGATGGCTGGGGAAGGTTagacatcaggcaactgaatcatcctacaagagagcggtcctgaactactatctacctcattggtgaccctcggactatctttgatcggtctttgctggctttaccttgcactaaacgttattcccttatcccgtatctgtacactgtgaatggctcgattgcaatcacgtattgtctttccgttgactggttagcacgcaacgacaGCTTTttcggtagacgtgacaataaactaaacggagagtgggaagaaaccggaccttccggagaaaacccacgcgggtcacggggagaacggacaaactccgtacagacagcacccgtagtcaggatggaagccgggtcctctggcgctgtgaggcagtagctctacccgctgcgccaccgtgctaacgGTCTCGCTTCGACGTTGACTGCCACCACCCTCGTTTACAACCCAGCGCCACACTGGCCACGTGTGGCTGGTAACAAGTCGTGCCTGGGAGTCAGGGTCTGATGGAGGGGTCAGGCCTGTCCCAGACGCTGATGCTCCTCCCTCCGGGCCGGGACTGGGGCGAtgcgggggtgaggggagggtacAGGAAGGAGCACATGGGGGCAGGGAGCTGAGCTGTACTGGACTGTCCAcaaccgggccgggccgggccgggaacGAGAAGGACATACTTTGAGTGTCGCTGGCGTCTTCTCCGGTCTGCGAGTCGGCCCTGGGAaactgggggggggaagagagagagagagagatagaaacatagacaataggtgcatgagtagcacattcggcccttcgaacctgcaccgccattcaatatgatcatggctgatcatccaactcagtatcctgtacctgccttctctccataccccctgatccctttagccacaagggccacatctaactccctcttaaatagagccaatgaactgtggcctcaactaccttctgtggcagagaattccacagattcaccactctctgtgtgaatttttttttctcatctcggttctaaaagacttcccccttatccttgaactgtgaccccgtgttctggacttccccaacatcgggaacaatcttcctgcatctagcctgtccaaccccttaagaattttgtaagtttgtataagatcccccctgaatcttctaaattctagcgagtacaagccgagtctatccagtctttcttcaagacGGGGTGACAGTGGCCATCACACCAGGGCACCCACACACTACCACCCCCTTTGGCTCAGCACCTCGTAGTGTGTATGcgtggtgtgtgagagagaaagcgcaggtgtgagagtgtgtgtacctctgtgtgaaatagagtgagtgtgtgtgagagcgagtgtgtgcgtgtgcgaaaTGTACAAGCCATTatgcgtgcgtgagtgtgcgtgcaGATTTGTTCACATAAGTATGCCCGTGCGAGTGtgcctgtgtgagtgtgtgcataagTGTGTGAGAGTGCATGCGTGCGAGCATGAGTGCACGTGAGTGTGCAAGAGTATGCGAGTGTGTGTCCCTTCTCCCTGTACCTCCCTCTCTCCTGTACCATGTTTCCCCACCCCTGTACTGTCTGTCCCCACCCCTGCAcgccatgtttctcccccccccccccccctcttgccccccccccccccccccaccccataccTGGAAGCCGGTGCTGCTGCCGCCCAGCAGCCGCATGAGCTCAGTGAAGCGCTGCTCGTAGAGGTGAAGGAGAACGGCCATGTACAGGCTGGAGTTATTCATCTGCTCCTCTACCTGGAcccagggggagagaggagtcagtgtgtgggggagagagagagggggcagttagagggaggagagggggagagaagggagagagtgggggcaggagagggagggagggggagaggtgagtcagtgtgtgggggggagagggtgagcagtgagagagataggggaggagagggggagagaagggagggggcgagggaggggggaagtgagGTGGAGAAAagggtggaagagagggaggggaagggtgggAGAGAGTGGGCGAATTAGGGCTATGATGAGAGACAAGTTTGGAGGAGCAAAGAtatgggaaggggggagagaggggcaggggaggagagaaggggttcTCTCGCtcaatgtgtgagagagagagagaggaagggtggggagatagagagaggagcgGCAGCTAtagaggggagaggtgagaggtgaggatagagggggagaaagaggggagagaggttgggcagtgagacagagaggggagcgagagagattgagagaggtgGGTGTGAGTGAAACgtaaaggggagagaggaggggaggagggagggagggagggctgaGGTCGATAGAGAGAGGCCGAGAATGCTCTGCCACTTCCCCCGTGGGTGTCATACCCATTTCCCCCAGGGCCAGGGTTAAGTCACCTGTCTGCCCCACCTGTCTACGCCaggcccctctcccccacccaccatctCGTtcgtttcccctctccctccctcacctgcctTCCCCCAGCCCAGGCCCATGAGTGGGTCCCTGTTGCCCTGCCCctgcctcctctcccacccttgcCCCCTCTTTCCCCGTCTCTCCTCCCACAAGGGGCCCGtcgcccccgccccctccccattATTACCCCCCCCGTTACCTGGGTGGCGGCCTGCTTGCGGTGAAACTCGTGAACGTCAAAGTTGTCAAAGTCCAGCTTGAGGTTGTGTTTGCAGAGCTCACAGGTGGTGACGGCATCGAGAGAGGCCcctggggagagacacggggggAGTGGGGTCAGAGCTCACAGGGGGCGACGGCAGGTAGTGAGGCTAAGTAGGGAGTAacaagggggaggaagggggaggggaggggggagagcaggggaggggaaggagaaggatttgagtataggagcagggaggttctactgcagttgtacagggtcttggtgagaccacacctggagtattgcgtacagttttggtctccagatctgaggaaggacattattgccatagagggagtacagagaaggttcaccagactgattcctgggatgtcaggactgtcttatgaagaaagactggatagacttggtttatactctctagaatttaggagattgaggggggatcttatagaaacttacaaaatt
This genomic window contains:
- the LOC116969903 gene encoding E3 ubiquitin-protein ligase MARCH7-like, encoding MSGASLDAVTTCELCKHNLKLDFDNFDVHEFHRKQAATQVEEQMNNSSLYMAVLLHLYEQRFTELMRLLGGSSTGFQFPRADSQTGEDASDTQNSDSEEEEAQEEEEEEGGELRTHRTLSHRGRLLTFQSRDT